A section of the Eublepharis macularius isolate TG4126 chromosome 1, MPM_Emac_v1.0, whole genome shotgun sequence genome encodes:
- the MEMO1 gene encoding protein MEMO1 isoform X1: MSNRVLCREASHAGSWYTASGPQLSAQLEGWLSQVQSTKRPARAIIAPHAGYTYCGSCAAHAYKQVDPSITRRIFILGPSHHVPLSRCALSSVDIYRTPLYDLRIDQKVYADLWKTGMFERMSLQTDEDEHSIEMHLPYTAKAMESHKDEFTIVPVLVGALSETKEQEFGKLFSKYLADPCNLFVVSSDFCHWGQRFRYSYYDESQGEIYRSIEHLDKMGMSIIEQLDPVSFSNYLKKYHNTICGRHPIGVLLNAITELQKNGMNMSFSFLNYAQSSQCRNWQDSSDKGRKAGVSVVTSKNQWL; encoded by the exons ATGTCCAACCGAGTGCTCTGCCGGGAGGCCAGCCACGCCGGCAGCTGGTACACGGCCTCAG GACCTCAGCTGAGTGCACAACTAGAAGGTTGGCTTTCTCAAGTACAATCTACTAAAAGACCTGCTAGAGCCATTATTGCACc acatGCAGGTTATACTTACTGTGGGTCTTGTGCAGCTCATGCTTATAAACAAGTGGATCCTTCAATCAC ACGGAGAATCTTCATTCTTGGGCCCTCGCATCATGTGCCCCTTTCCCGATGTGCACTTTCCAGTGTGGATATTTATAGAACCCCTCTATATGATCTGCGAATTGATCAGAAGG TTTATGCagatctatggaagactggaatGTTTGAACGCATGTCTCTGCAAACAGATGAAGATGAACACAGTATTGAAATGCATTTGCCTTATACTGCTAAAGCCATGGAAAG ccaTAAGGATGAGTTCACCATTGTTCCTGTATTAGTTGGCGCTCTGAGTGAAACAAAAGAGCAGGAATTTGGAAAACTCTTCAGCAAATATTTAGCAGATCCTTGTAATCTCTTTGTGGTTTCCTCTGACTTCTGCCATTGGG GTCAACGGTTCAGATACAGTTACTATGATGAGTCTCAAGGAGAGATTTATAGGTCCATTGAACACCTAGATAAAATG GGTATGAGCATTATAGAACAGCTTGACCCTGTGTCTTTTAGCAATTACTTGAAGAAATACCATAATACAATATGTGGAAGACATCCCATTGGCGTTTTACTAAAT GCTATCACAGAGCTCCAGAAGAATGGAATGAACATGAGCTTCTCATTTTTGAATTATGCCCAGTCAAGCCAGTGCCGAAACTGGCAAGACAGCTCA GACAAGGGAAGGAAGGCTGGTGTCAGTGTTGTGACTTCTAAAAACCAGTGGCTATAA
- the MEMO1 gene encoding protein MEMO1 isoform X2, translating into MSNRVLCREASHAGSWYTASGPQLSAQLEGWLSQVQSTKRPARAIIAPHAGYTYCGSCAAHAYKQVDPSITRRIFILGPSHHVPLSRCALSSVDIYRTPLYDLRIDQKVYADLWKTGMFERMSLQTDEDEHSIEMHLPYTAKAMESHKDEFTIVPVLVGALSETKEQEFGKLFSKYLADPCNLFVVSSDFCHWGQRFRYSYYDESQGEIYRSIEHLDKMGMSIIEQLDPVSFSNYLKKYHNTICGRHPIGVLLNAITELQKNGMNMSFSFLNYAQSSQCRNWQDSSVSYAAGALMVH; encoded by the exons ATGTCCAACCGAGTGCTCTGCCGGGAGGCCAGCCACGCCGGCAGCTGGTACACGGCCTCAG GACCTCAGCTGAGTGCACAACTAGAAGGTTGGCTTTCTCAAGTACAATCTACTAAAAGACCTGCTAGAGCCATTATTGCACc acatGCAGGTTATACTTACTGTGGGTCTTGTGCAGCTCATGCTTATAAACAAGTGGATCCTTCAATCAC ACGGAGAATCTTCATTCTTGGGCCCTCGCATCATGTGCCCCTTTCCCGATGTGCACTTTCCAGTGTGGATATTTATAGAACCCCTCTATATGATCTGCGAATTGATCAGAAGG TTTATGCagatctatggaagactggaatGTTTGAACGCATGTCTCTGCAAACAGATGAAGATGAACACAGTATTGAAATGCATTTGCCTTATACTGCTAAAGCCATGGAAAG ccaTAAGGATGAGTTCACCATTGTTCCTGTATTAGTTGGCGCTCTGAGTGAAACAAAAGAGCAGGAATTTGGAAAACTCTTCAGCAAATATTTAGCAGATCCTTGTAATCTCTTTGTGGTTTCCTCTGACTTCTGCCATTGGG GTCAACGGTTCAGATACAGTTACTATGATGAGTCTCAAGGAGAGATTTATAGGTCCATTGAACACCTAGATAAAATG GGTATGAGCATTATAGAACAGCTTGACCCTGTGTCTTTTAGCAATTACTTGAAGAAATACCATAATACAATATGTGGAAGACATCCCATTGGCGTTTTACTAAAT GCTATCACAGAGCTCCAGAAGAATGGAATGAACATGAGCTTCTCATTTTTGAATTATGCCCAGTCAAGCCAGTGCCGAAACTGGCAAGACAGCTCAGTGAGTTACGCAGCAGGAGCACTAATGGTCCACTGA